atttttgcagtatatttgtagaatattgtctcattaaaaatgggtagctggtTTACCAGAGTCGACTACACTCAACTGAAGCTTTctcaattgtttaattttattattatggtatatttaaaatgtatttagtactatattgatataccaaatatacatttggatatatttttcaatttttgcgGTATACTTGTAAAACATtatcttattaaaaatgagttgCAGGTTTTTCAGAGTCGactacactcgactgtagcttttttactgatttaattgtattatctgtggtatattatatttaaaatgtgtgtattagtaaatgtagtactatattgatataccaaatatagctttcggtataatttagtatctagtggtggtatatttgtagattatggtcttattaaaaatgagcaGCAGGTTTCTCAGAGTCgaccacactcgactgtagcttttttaccTTCTTAATTTATATATCGAATATTAACTAAACTATATTTTCCCTTTTCTAGTTCTGCACGTCGCAATATGGGCATGTTTACGCTGCAGTCGCGGCCACGTTCGCCGCCCGCTGAGTCGACGGCAGACGATGCCACATCCACTTACAGCACCGATCCTCAGTATGAACCGCCCAACATGTTCTTCTCCCAGGGCGCCAGCTCACAGCAAAACAGTCAACGTGCTGGAGGCGGAGCAAGTTCAAGTTCCAATGCCAATTCTGGTGGCAGTTTTAGACGCTATGGCGGATCGAACATACGTCGACTGGCGGACACCAaggatgacgacgatgagAAGGCGACCTACAATGGCAACTCGACtcagcagcaataaaaaagaagcaacaCATCAGCTAAATTACATTAGCTAACGTTagctaaatattaaatgatctatatataaataatatccCCCTTTAGAGCTCTCCCTCCCTTCCACACATATGTTATATTCTCTCAGCTTCAAAAATATGTagctttaaattattattattatctaaataaatacgaaCCATAATCAGAGCGCGGTGCCTGTATgttatgtgtgtatatgtttaaaaaatatgatcCCTCagaatttgtgtttattttgtagCTTATAGAACTTGCTTTCTAGGGGTGagaataaatgttatttatagggaaaatcaaataaaagtatttcctatATTTGGTTGGAATTTAAGAATCATTCCAAGAATTGAACTTAAACAATAACTCCGAAAAATTTGAAGTCTTGTTGAACTAATTAATCATAAATTCAGTTCTATATCAAATTTACAGAAAAATGTCAATGtatgtttcatattttgtttttgattaaaaacaatCGACAATTTACCATTATGATTATAAGTGTTTCATAATATATCAGTCATTagaattgatatttttaccTCACTTCTAAAAGCtatcaaaaatataagttATTGGGGAAGTGACAAATATTTCTGTTGTCTTTATGATTCTTCTGCAGGctttaaatcatattaaatttaatcaaaatatatatcttcTATAGCCTATACAATTTACTTTCTAGGGATGAGaataaatgtaatatgtaGGGGAAATCAgaatactttatatatttagctGAGTTTGATTCTCAAGATTTTATTATGGAGCTCTTAAAAATCATTTCACAACTTCTAAAAAATGTTAAGCACTgcgttttattaaaaatgcagttgtgtaatattcaaagtatgcaaaattttgctttgtgtttgcTCAATaactataaagaaaatattttacataccAGTATGTTTTTAAACTTCAGCCCTAATCGTTTCTATTTTTGTAACCtgtagaatttaaattatgggGGAAGtgacaaatatatttgttgttatgcATTTGGATTTGTGGCTTATGGTTTCTCTAGTTGAAATTATGAGAGTTCTTAAAAATCTTTccacaattcaaataaaatttctatCTTTAATAGCCAGGAAAAATTACTTGCTTTATCAAGTAAACAAATgattaatattgttgttgtcttgtaATCATTATATTTCTATACTTAGAAATCAAGTAGTAATGATTGAAGAGAAATCGTACATCGAACCCAACCCCATCAACAACTCCGGTTTTATACTAAATAACTTCAATAATCGCATCATAAAGTATGTTATCTGTGTGCCTTTTTTTATTCAGAAACAATCGAAAGACTGAtgtgtaaataataaacaaatttgttctaattaatgttaataataGATGCAATGAGTGCAGCGAATACTGCACATTGTCGTGATATGGTGGATCGGATCACAATCTCTATgttgcatacacatacatacatacatacatacgtatgtatatacaacGTAGCCTCACATCAGCGATGTCCAATGCTGATGGCTCCTTAAATACTATAGAACAGATCGTTAAACATAAAGATTGAGTAAGCTCCGCAGATGTGGGTGaactcttctcttctctcctctccttCTCCACTCTACACTGTGAACCAGATGAGGAACTGCAGCAACTTGTAGATGTTGACCAGCGGGAACTTCCATTCCTCTTTGCGCTGCAGCGGCGGCACCAGACTTGGATAATGCACCGGACTGCTGATGTGGCAATTGGTGTTGACGGTGCCGCCGGGATATTTGATGGCCGTGAGATCTCCCTGCATGACGCCATCGCAATCCATCAGTTCCAGCGATTTGTTGAAGCATATGCGTATTTCGGCCAAATAGCTAATGCTCGTCTTGCTATCGTAGAAACAGTGAATCGATGGATTCTTACCCAGTCCCCGCACAATGGCATTATTCAGCGCAATGACCGTGTTATTGGAGTCGGGATGAATGCCAGCGGCGTCGAGAACGCGTGACATGATGAAATTCTCGCGCCATTTGAGACCCTGATTAAAGTACTTGTACTCATCGTCCAGCTCGGCGAGCACAGCTGCGCAGGTGCCATGTTTCAGCCACTCATGTTTCCACAGCCATTCCTCGGACGAGGCCCCCTCCAGATCCGGCCAATAGGTGTTCAAACGATCCAGTATTGCTTGCAGCTGATCGGGATTGAATTCCGCCGAACGGTTGCAGAAATTCGGTCCAATGCGCTCGAATTTTGTGGGCCAAATGCCGTGTATGGTCCAGAACTCCTTCTGCTGGGGCAGCACACATTCGTGTGAGGGATTCTGCTCCCTCCAGTGATAACAGGTGGTCACGGGCCACTGCTGTGTAAAGATCAGCACATCCCATTCGTGGTCATTGCGCCGCTCTAACTCATTGCCATACGCATAATCATCTTCCTTGTCGtagtcatcatcgtcatcaaaGTCTGCAGCCGTTGGACGCTTCAGTGGCTGCTCCACGGAACTACTCGATTCATCTGATGCGTTGGCCAGTGCAATGCCCGAGTCCGAGATGTCTTCGAGCAGgctatcaaaacaaaaacaaaacagagatGAGAGCGTGAGCGTGAGTAATCtacatttgttgttattctcgAAGGTCAAAGAATAGATGCACCGCAAGGGGAGGGGGATAACCTTGAACTTGCTGCCATCGCAAGGGTGTTTATCGGGATATCGATTAGTGTGCGCTTCGTTAAGTTTTGCAGTAATCTCGACCAGCTGCAaagctgttttgttgttatactACGACGTCTTGcgcttattgtttttgttttctttggttGCCGCCTACGCAAACAAACCAGAAATTTCGCAGCTCTTTTGTTTGGATTGCCTAAcactattttgtttattattatttcatgaGTGTCGCTTACCTCAGTGGACTCGCTTTTGTCCAACTAATGCTGCATATTAAAATCGTCAAAAGACccaaatattgttgttgtttctgcataatttttttgctgaactctcgatttttttttttttttttgaataacgACGCGTAAGCACTATTTCAACTATGACGCATTTTCACATGCGAGCAGCCgcaaaaactatttataatatgtaaaGCGGGCACTTATGCCTGCTTTTCTATTGTTGTTCCGATTTAATTGCGACAACTGCATTCAGGGGATTGACttgttttgttataaatactcttgtttttgttagaggtgtagaaaaatgcaaagttttatcgatatatcgatgacttttttttatatcgatTCTTTATGAcaaacatcgatgttttttttacatttatt
This is a stretch of genomic DNA from Drosophila albomicans strain 15112-1751.03 chromosome 3, ASM965048v2, whole genome shotgun sequence. It encodes these proteins:
- the LOC117570074 gene encoding ribonuclease T2, which codes for MQKQQQYLGLLTILICSISWTKASPLSLLEDISDSGIALANASDESSSSVEQPLKRPTAADFDDDDDYDKEDDYAYGNELERRNDHEWDVLIFTQQWPVTTCYHWREQNPSHECVLPQQKEFWTIHGIWPTKFERIGPNFCNRSAEFNPDQLQAILDRLNTYWPDLEGASSEEWLWKHEWLKHGTCAAVLAELDDEYKYFNQGLKWRENFIMSRVLDAAGIHPDSNNTVIALNNAIVRGLGKNPSIHCFYDSKTSISYLAEIRICFNKSLELMDCDGVMQGDLTAIKYPGGTVNTNCHISSPVHYPSLVPPLQRKEEWKFPLVNIYKLLQFLIWFTV